A single window of Malus sylvestris chromosome 5, drMalSylv7.2, whole genome shotgun sequence DNA harbors:
- the LOC126621273 gene encoding uncharacterized protein LOC126621273, whose amino-acid sequence MGEGRMAGSGFSIFSLDSKDPTQAYRSNLSFTQQPPNQPFLRLLHHHNGSLCSILSPCSATKFFDLVNLESWRVVHLICFVLILVLIRFSHSDNLILNVYLFDLWLLCGMLCILSVYGLS is encoded by the exons ATGGGTGAGGGACGAATGGCAGGGTCtgggttttcaattttctcCCTTGATTCTAAAG ATCCAACACAAGCATACAGATCAAACCTTTCATTCACACAGCAGCCACCAAATCAACCATTTCTGAG ACTATTACATCACCACAATGGATCTCTTTGTTCCATCCTTTCTCCATGTTCTGCTACAAAGTTTTTTGACTTAGTCAATTTAGAAAGTTGGAGGGTTGTACACCTCATTTGCTTTGTGCTAATTTTAGTTCTCATCCGTTTTTCTCATTCTGACAATCTTATTTTGAATGTATACTTATTTGATTTGTGGCTTCTGTGTGGTATGTTGTGTATTCTTAGTGTGTACGGTTTGTCTTAA